In Arvicola amphibius chromosome 1, mArvAmp1.2, whole genome shotgun sequence, one DNA window encodes the following:
- the Fgfr3 gene encoding fibroblast growth factor receptor 3 isoform X2 yields MASQPCVLPPPRGATCAAPCCARRQRGRAEQWSGGRPRGGRPSLEVPGSEPSQQEQVAFGSGDTVELSCNPPGGAPTGPTFWAKDGTGLVASHRILVGPQRLQVLNASHEDAGVYSCQQRLTQRVLCHFSVRVTDAPSSGDDEDGEDVAEDTGAPYWTRPERMDKKLLAVPAANTVRFRCPAAGNPTPSISWLKNGKEFRGEHRIGGIKLRHQQWSLVMESVVPSDRGNYTCVVENKFGSIRQTYTLDVLERSPHRPILQAGLPANQTAVLGSDVEFHCKVYSDAQPHIQWLKHVEVNGSKVGPDGTPYVTVLKSWISENVEADARLRLANVSERDGGEYLCRATNFIGVAEKAFWLRVHRPQAAEEELMEADEAGSVYAGILSYGVGFFLFILVVAAVTLCRLRSPPKKGLGSPTVHKVSRFPLKRQQVSLESNSSMNSNTPLVRIARLSSGEGPVLANVSELELPADPKWELSRTRLTLGKPLGEGCFGQVVMAEAIGIDKDRTAKPVTVAVKMLKDDATDKDLSDLVSEMEMMKMIGKHKNIINLLGACTQGGPLYVLVEYAAKGNLREFLRARRPPGMDYSFDACRLPEEQLTCKDLVSCAYQVARGMEYLASQKCIHRDLAARNVLVTEDNVMKIADFGLARDVHNLDYYKKTTNGRLPVKWMAPEALFDRVYTHQSDVWSFGVLLWEIFTLGGSPYPGIPVEELFKLLKEGHRMDKPANCTHDLYMIMRECWHAVPSQRPTFKQLVEDLDRILTVTSTDEYLDLSVPFEQYSPGGQDTPSSSSSGDDSVFTHDLLPPGPPSNGGPRT; encoded by the exons ATGGCCAGTCAGCCCTGCGTCCTGCCGCCACCCAGAGGTGCGACGTGCGCGGCCCCTTGTTGTGCCCGGCGGCAGCgtggcagagcagagcagtgGTCTGGCGGGAGGCCGCGCGGAGGGAGGCCTTCGCTCG AGGTTCCGGGGTCCGAACCTAGCCAGCAGGAGCAGGTGGCCTTTGGCAGTGGGGACACCGTGGAACTAAGCTGCAATCCGCCTGGAGGTGCCCCCACAGGTCCCACTTTCTGGGCTAAGGATGGCACAGGGCTGGTGGCCTCCCACCGCATCCTGGTAGGACCCCAGAGGCTCCAAGTGCTGAATGCCTCCCATGAGGATGCAGGGGTCTACAGCTGCCAGCAGCGGCTCACTCAGCGCGTGCTGTGCCACTTCAGTGTGCGTGTGACAG ATGCTCCATCCTCAGGAGATGATGAAGATGGGGAGGATGTGGCCGAAGATACAG GGGCCCCTTACTGGACTCGACCAGAGCGTATGGATAAGAAACTTCTGGCTGTGCCAGCTGCAAACACTGTACGCTTCCGCTGCCCAGCTGCTGGCAACCCTACCCCCTCCATCTCCTGGCTGAAAAACGGCAAAGAATTCCGAGGGGAGCATCGCATAGGGGGCATCAAG CTTCGGCACCAGCAGTGGAGCTTGGTCATGGAGAGTGTGGTGCCCTCTGATCGTGGCAACTATACGTGTGTGGTAGAGAACAAGTTCGGCAGCATCCGACAGACATACACCCTGGACGTGCTGG AGCGTTCCCCACACCGGCCCATCCTGCAGGCTGGGCTGCCAGCCAACCAGACAGCCGTCCTGGGCAGTGATGTGGAGTTCCACTGCAAGGTGTACAGTGATGCGCAGCCACACATCCAGTGGCTGAAACACGTGGAAGTGAACGGGAGCAAGGTGGGCCCTGACGGCACACCTTATGTCACTGTGCTCAAG TCCTGGATCAGTGAGAATGTGGAGGCAGACGCACGCCTCCGCCTGGCCAATGTGTCGGAGCGGGACGGGGGCGAGTACCTCTGTCGAGCCACCAATTTCATAGGCGTGGCTGAGAAGGCCTTTTGGCTGCGTGTTCACAGGCCCCAAGCAG CTGAGGAGGAGCTGATGGAAGCGGACGAGGCTGGCAGCGTGTATGCAGGCATCCTCAGCTATGGGGTgggcttcttcctcttcatcctggTGGTGGCAGCTGTGACGCTTTGCCGCCTTCGCAGTCCCCCAAAGAAGGGCCTGGGCTCACCCACCGTGCACAAGGTGTCTCGCTTCCCGCTTAAGCGACAG CAGGTATCCTTGGAGTCGAACTCCTCTATGAACTCCAACACACCCCTGGTCCGCATTGCCCGGCTGTCCTCAGGAGAAGGTCCTGTTCTGGCCAATGTTTCTGAACTTGAGCTTCCTGCTGACCCCAAGTGGGAGCTATCCAGGACTCG GCTGACACTTGGTAAGCCTCTTGGAGAAGGCTGCTTTGGCCAGGTTGTCATGGCAGAAGCTATCGGCATTGACAAGGACCGCACTGCCAAGCCTGTCACTGTGGCTGTGAAGATGCTGAAAG ATGATGCCACTGACAAGGACCTGTCGGACCTGGTGTCAGAGATGGAGATGATGAAAATGATTGGCAAGCACAAGAACATCATCAACCTACTGGGGGCCTGCACCCAGGGTG GGCCCCTGTATGTGCTGGTGGAGTATGCAGCCAAGGGCAACCTGCGAGAGTTCCTGCGGGCACGGCGACCTCCAGGCATGGACTACTCCTTTGATGCCTGTAGGCTTCCAGAAGAACAGCTTACTTGCAAGGATCTAGTATCTTGTGCCTACCAGGTGGCACGGGGCATGGAGTACCTGGCTTCCCAGAAG TGCATTCACAGAGACTTAGCTGCCCGAAACGTGCTGGTGACTGAGGACAATGTGATGAAGATTGCAGACTTTGGCCTGGCTCGCGACGTACATAATCTAGACTACTACAAGAAGACTACAAAT GGCCGGCTACCGGTGAAGTGGATGGCACCAGAGGCCCTGTTTGACCGAGTCTACACCCACCAGAGTGATGT CTGGTCTTTTGGGGTCCTGCTCTGGGAGATCTTTACACTGGGGGGCTCACCGTATCCTGGCATCCCAGTGGAAGAGCTTTTCAAGCTGTTGAAAGAGGGCCACCGCATGGACAAGCCAGCTAACTGCACACATGACCT GTACATGATCATGCGGGAATGTTGGCATGCAGTGCCTTCACAGAGGCCCACCTTCAAGCAGCTGGTAGAGGATTTAGACCGCATCCTTACTGTGACATCGACCGAT
- the Fgfr3 gene encoding fibroblast growth factor receptor 3 isoform X1, protein MASQPCVLPPPRGATCAAPCCARRQRGRAEQWSGGRPRGGRPSLEVPGSEPSQQEQVAFGSGDTVELSCNPPGGAPTGPTFWAKDGTGLVASHRILVGPQRLQVLNASHEDAGVYSCQQRLTQRVLCHFSVRVTDAPSSGDDEDGEDVAEDTGAPYWTRPERMDKKLLAVPAANTVRFRCPAAGNPTPSISWLKNGKEFRGEHRIGGIKLRHQQWSLVMESVVPSDRGNYTCVVENKFGSIRQTYTLDVLERSPHRPILQAGLPANQTAVLGSDVEFHCKVYSDAQPHIQWLKHVEVNGSKVGPDGTPYVTVLKSWISENVEADARLRLANVSERDGGEYLCRATNFIGVAEKAFWLRVHRPQAAEEELMEADEAGSVYAGILSYGVGFFLFILVVAAVTLCRLRSPPKKGLGSPTVHKVSRFPLKRQVTVSLESNSSMNSNTPLVRIARLSSGEGPVLANVSELELPADPKWELSRTRLTLGKPLGEGCFGQVVMAEAIGIDKDRTAKPVTVAVKMLKDDATDKDLSDLVSEMEMMKMIGKHKNIINLLGACTQGGPLYVLVEYAAKGNLREFLRARRPPGMDYSFDACRLPEEQLTCKDLVSCAYQVARGMEYLASQKCIHRDLAARNVLVTEDNVMKIADFGLARDVHNLDYYKKTTNGRLPVKWMAPEALFDRVYTHQSDVWSFGVLLWEIFTLGGSPYPGIPVEELFKLLKEGHRMDKPANCTHDLYMIMRECWHAVPSQRPTFKQLVEDLDRILTVTSTDEYLDLSVPFEQYSPGGQDTPSSSSSGDDSVFTHDLLPPGPPSNGGPRT, encoded by the exons ATGGCCAGTCAGCCCTGCGTCCTGCCGCCACCCAGAGGTGCGACGTGCGCGGCCCCTTGTTGTGCCCGGCGGCAGCgtggcagagcagagcagtgGTCTGGCGGGAGGCCGCGCGGAGGGAGGCCTTCGCTCG AGGTTCCGGGGTCCGAACCTAGCCAGCAGGAGCAGGTGGCCTTTGGCAGTGGGGACACCGTGGAACTAAGCTGCAATCCGCCTGGAGGTGCCCCCACAGGTCCCACTTTCTGGGCTAAGGATGGCACAGGGCTGGTGGCCTCCCACCGCATCCTGGTAGGACCCCAGAGGCTCCAAGTGCTGAATGCCTCCCATGAGGATGCAGGGGTCTACAGCTGCCAGCAGCGGCTCACTCAGCGCGTGCTGTGCCACTTCAGTGTGCGTGTGACAG ATGCTCCATCCTCAGGAGATGATGAAGATGGGGAGGATGTGGCCGAAGATACAG GGGCCCCTTACTGGACTCGACCAGAGCGTATGGATAAGAAACTTCTGGCTGTGCCAGCTGCAAACACTGTACGCTTCCGCTGCCCAGCTGCTGGCAACCCTACCCCCTCCATCTCCTGGCTGAAAAACGGCAAAGAATTCCGAGGGGAGCATCGCATAGGGGGCATCAAG CTTCGGCACCAGCAGTGGAGCTTGGTCATGGAGAGTGTGGTGCCCTCTGATCGTGGCAACTATACGTGTGTGGTAGAGAACAAGTTCGGCAGCATCCGACAGACATACACCCTGGACGTGCTGG AGCGTTCCCCACACCGGCCCATCCTGCAGGCTGGGCTGCCAGCCAACCAGACAGCCGTCCTGGGCAGTGATGTGGAGTTCCACTGCAAGGTGTACAGTGATGCGCAGCCACACATCCAGTGGCTGAAACACGTGGAAGTGAACGGGAGCAAGGTGGGCCCTGACGGCACACCTTATGTCACTGTGCTCAAG TCCTGGATCAGTGAGAATGTGGAGGCAGACGCACGCCTCCGCCTGGCCAATGTGTCGGAGCGGGACGGGGGCGAGTACCTCTGTCGAGCCACCAATTTCATAGGCGTGGCTGAGAAGGCCTTTTGGCTGCGTGTTCACAGGCCCCAAGCAG CTGAGGAGGAGCTGATGGAAGCGGACGAGGCTGGCAGCGTGTATGCAGGCATCCTCAGCTATGGGGTgggcttcttcctcttcatcctggTGGTGGCAGCTGTGACGCTTTGCCGCCTTCGCAGTCCCCCAAAGAAGGGCCTGGGCTCACCCACCGTGCACAAGGTGTCTCGCTTCCCGCTTAAGCGACAGGTAACA GTATCCTTGGAGTCGAACTCCTCTATGAACTCCAACACACCCCTGGTCCGCATTGCCCGGCTGTCCTCAGGAGAAGGTCCTGTTCTGGCCAATGTTTCTGAACTTGAGCTTCCTGCTGACCCCAAGTGGGAGCTATCCAGGACTCG GCTGACACTTGGTAAGCCTCTTGGAGAAGGCTGCTTTGGCCAGGTTGTCATGGCAGAAGCTATCGGCATTGACAAGGACCGCACTGCCAAGCCTGTCACTGTGGCTGTGAAGATGCTGAAAG ATGATGCCACTGACAAGGACCTGTCGGACCTGGTGTCAGAGATGGAGATGATGAAAATGATTGGCAAGCACAAGAACATCATCAACCTACTGGGGGCCTGCACCCAGGGTG GGCCCCTGTATGTGCTGGTGGAGTATGCAGCCAAGGGCAACCTGCGAGAGTTCCTGCGGGCACGGCGACCTCCAGGCATGGACTACTCCTTTGATGCCTGTAGGCTTCCAGAAGAACAGCTTACTTGCAAGGATCTAGTATCTTGTGCCTACCAGGTGGCACGGGGCATGGAGTACCTGGCTTCCCAGAAG TGCATTCACAGAGACTTAGCTGCCCGAAACGTGCTGGTGACTGAGGACAATGTGATGAAGATTGCAGACTTTGGCCTGGCTCGCGACGTACATAATCTAGACTACTACAAGAAGACTACAAAT GGCCGGCTACCGGTGAAGTGGATGGCACCAGAGGCCCTGTTTGACCGAGTCTACACCCACCAGAGTGATGT CTGGTCTTTTGGGGTCCTGCTCTGGGAGATCTTTACACTGGGGGGCTCACCGTATCCTGGCATCCCAGTGGAAGAGCTTTTCAAGCTGTTGAAAGAGGGCCACCGCATGGACAAGCCAGCTAACTGCACACATGACCT GTACATGATCATGCGGGAATGTTGGCATGCAGTGCCTTCACAGAGGCCCACCTTCAAGCAGCTGGTAGAGGATTTAGACCGCATCCTTACTGTGACATCGACCGAT